In Balneolales bacterium ANBcel1, one genomic interval encodes:
- the ftsE gene encoding cell division ATP-binding protein FtsE produces MPDQSVIRFDNVTVRFDDRVLLRDVNFTLDKGEFVYLTGTTGSGKSSFLRLIYRDLLPEQGTVHVAGINVTDLKERKVPELRRSLGIVFQDFQLLPDRNVYDNVAFALEVTGRRRSHIKQRVLEVLSMVGLSHRRYDMPDDLSGGEQQRVVVARALANEPRLMLADEPTGNLDPAASNSIMNLFKQINNRGMAVLMVTHNYDMIKRFPYRTITIQDEGIVENRL; encoded by the coding sequence ATGCCTGATCAATCTGTAATCCGTTTCGATAACGTTACGGTTCGCTTCGACGACCGTGTTCTGCTGAGAGATGTCAACTTCACCCTTGATAAAGGGGAATTCGTCTATCTGACCGGCACCACCGGTTCCGGCAAGAGTTCCTTTCTGCGTCTCATATACCGCGATCTGCTGCCCGAACAGGGTACGGTTCACGTAGCCGGCATCAACGTAACTGACTTGAAAGAGCGAAAAGTGCCGGAGTTGCGTCGCTCGCTGGGCATTGTGTTCCAGGATTTTCAGCTGCTTCCCGACAGGAATGTGTACGACAATGTCGCTTTTGCCCTTGAAGTGACCGGCCGGCGGAGAAGCCACATCAAACAGCGTGTACTGGAAGTTCTCTCCATGGTCGGATTGAGCCACCGGCGCTATGATATGCCCGATGACCTGTCTGGCGGGGAACAGCAGCGGGTGGTGGTGGCACGGGCCCTGGCCAACGAGCCAAGGCTGATGCTGGCCGACGAGCCTACGGGAAATCTGGATCCGGCGGCATCCAACTCCATCATGAACCTGTTCAAGCAGATCAACAACCGGGGAATGGCGGTGCTGATGGTGACCCACAACTATGACATGATCAAGCGGTTTCCCTACCGGACCATCACCATTCAGGACGAAGGTATTGTGGAAAATCGCCTTTAG
- a CDS encoding DoxX family protein: MTNGAGSSLEKKIVECRHCWIEGLRIFLGLLFVYKGIYFIRELELLYRIINDTMPISAFVVSHYVAFAHLGGGAMMIFGILTRIAVFVQMPIVIIGAVYFAGGNGSEFFGPTAELEYSLLIFILLVVYFFYGAGKWSVDHRVLRRKQENETEG; encoded by the coding sequence ATGACGAATGGAGCAGGTTCCTCACTGGAAAAGAAAATTGTCGAGTGCCGCCACTGCTGGATAGAGGGGTTGCGAATTTTTCTGGGGCTCCTTTTTGTGTACAAAGGAATCTACTTCATTCGAGAACTTGAACTGCTGTATCGTATCATTAACGATACCATGCCGATATCGGCGTTTGTCGTCTCGCATTATGTCGCGTTTGCCCACCTTGGCGGTGGCGCCATGATGATCTTCGGGATACTCACACGGATTGCCGTATTCGTCCAAATGCCCATCGTAATAATTGGCGCGGTGTACTTTGCCGGGGGAAACGGAAGTGAATTTTTCGGGCCGACTGCCGAGCTGGAGTATTCCCTGCTCATCTTTATCCTGTTGGTGGTCTATTTCTTTTACGGCGCCGGCAAATGGTCCGTCGATCACCGGGTTCTGCGGCGAAAACAGGAGAATGAAACGGAAGGATAA
- a CDS encoding zinc-dependent peptidase, with protein MGWLQSIRRKKLDKEPFPVSWEKILQEQIPFYRLMTADQRNRYRQLIRYFIAEKIFEGCGGMELGDFERVVISAMACVPLLGGVSDLYPYLRSVLVYPDTYHAHYSEEGVDGVVTEGVESRSGESWDQGVIVFSWKEVEYDLRHPRDGANIVYHECAHQLDYEWGATMEDFSWQRKSREKQGMASVLKSEYRHLVGLLERGRPIAVDDYAATNIHEFFAVMTEAWFERPGLIRRYYPEADRVLTGFYNLGFDFRMPKV; from the coding sequence ATGGGATGGTTACAGTCGATTCGTCGTAAAAAACTGGACAAGGAGCCGTTTCCTGTGTCATGGGAGAAAATCTTGCAAGAGCAGATTCCCTTTTATCGGCTAATGACCGCCGATCAGCGGAACAGGTACCGGCAGTTGATCCGCTATTTTATTGCTGAAAAGATTTTTGAAGGGTGTGGGGGGATGGAGCTCGGAGACTTCGAACGGGTGGTGATTTCAGCCATGGCGTGTGTGCCGCTGTTGGGAGGTGTTTCCGATCTCTATCCGTATCTGAGATCCGTCCTGGTATATCCGGACACCTATCACGCGCACTACAGCGAGGAGGGGGTTGACGGAGTTGTTACCGAGGGTGTGGAGAGCAGAAGCGGCGAGTCATGGGATCAGGGTGTGATCGTGTTTTCATGGAAAGAGGTGGAATATGACCTCAGGCATCCCCGGGACGGTGCCAATATCGTTTATCATGAATGTGCGCATCAGCTCGACTATGAGTGGGGCGCTACGATGGAGGACTTTTCCTGGCAACGCAAGTCGCGCGAAAAGCAGGGTATGGCGAGTGTCTTGAAGTCGGAATACAGGCATCTGGTCGGATTGCTGGAACGCGGCCGGCCCATTGCCGTGGATGATTACGCGGCTACGAATATCCATGAATTCTTCGCGGTGATGACGGAAGCGTGGTTTGAGCGCCCCGGCCTTATTCGCCGGTATTATCCCGAAGCGGATCGTGTCCTTACCGGGTTCTATAACCTTGGATTCGATTTTCGAATGCCCAAAGTTTAG
- a CDS encoding metallophosphatase: MKRRTFLRNTAILGAGMGMGGLLPGMSAFGSDPSRITILHTNDTHARIEPFSDTAPRYAGMGGVARRATLIKQLRAHNPDSLLLDAGDVFQGTPYFNKYNGALDFEVMTKMGYDAVTIGNHEFDNGVDGFENVMAKARFPFVSSNYDFGTTRMGSRVHKFIIREVGGVKIGIFGLGVAFENLVLPHLHRGVTYLDPVEVAADMVALLKDYHRCDMVICLSHIGYRYSGDRVSDRVVAQQVDGIDLIIGGHTHTFLEQPELFEKPDGSRTWVSQVGFAGIVLGRMDFYFDRQRKIAGISHHNYEVTSNIDEMA, encoded by the coding sequence ATGAAACGCAGAACCTTTTTACGAAATACCGCCATTTTGGGTGCGGGAATGGGAATGGGCGGACTCCTGCCCGGCATGTCGGCCTTCGGCTCCGATCCGTCGCGCATTACGATCCTGCACACCAACGATACACACGCCCGCATTGAGCCATTCTCCGATACGGCCCCGAGGTACGCAGGCATGGGCGGGGTCGCTCGCCGCGCCACGCTGATTAAACAGCTTCGCGCACACAATCCCGACAGCCTGCTGCTGGATGCCGGAGACGTGTTTCAGGGCACGCCCTATTTTAACAAATACAACGGGGCACTCGACTTCGAGGTAATGACCAAAATGGGTTACGACGCGGTCACCATTGGCAACCACGAATTTGACAACGGGGTGGATGGATTTGAGAATGTGATGGCCAAGGCCCGATTTCCCTTTGTATCGTCCAATTACGACTTTGGAACGACCCGGATGGGAAGCCGTGTGCACAAGTTCATCATCAGGGAGGTCGGCGGAGTCAAAATCGGTATCTTCGGACTTGGAGTGGCTTTCGAAAACCTGGTTCTGCCGCATCTTCACCGCGGTGTGACCTATCTGGATCCGGTTGAGGTAGCCGCAGACATGGTCGCCCTGCTCAAGGACTACCACCGCTGCGACATGGTGATTTGCCTGAGTCATATTGGTTATCGATACAGCGGTGACCGGGTCAGTGATCGGGTGGTCGCGCAACAGGTTGACGGTATTGATCTGATCATTGGCGGCCATACCCACACCTTCCTGGAGCAGCCGGAACTGTTTGAGAAGCCGGACGGAAGCCGCACCTGGGTTTCCCAGGTCGGATTTGCAGGAATCGTGCTGGGGCGGATGGATTTTTATTTTGATCGCCAGAGGAAGATTGCAGGTATTTCGCACCATAATTACGAGGTCACAAGCAACATTGATGAAATGGCCTGA
- a CDS encoding 5'-nucleotidase: MSIPFLQVRPARLIYLFLPFVLFLGSCSTTRQAHEYVPDTGSESHVYYDIDDEIEEDEAMSAFIHPYVREMGRTMNQVLTHSEGSFERGSPEGALGNLTADIVRYRATAEMREKVHVGILNNGGLRVPLPEGDITVRLIYELMPFENHIAVLKVTGEQLLQIVDELAAANGEPVSGIRFRIDNGRARDVLVDSMEVVPERRYWIATNNWMADGGGASPTLWNPQERIDLDVMIRDAIIEYLRGMESIAPYTDQRIRNQVP, encoded by the coding sequence ATGTCCATTCCGTTTTTACAGGTTCGCCCGGCCCGGCTGATATACCTGTTTTTGCCATTCGTCCTGTTCCTGGGTTCCTGTAGCACCACCAGACAGGCGCATGAGTATGTTCCCGACACCGGGAGCGAATCGCATGTGTATTATGATATCGACGACGAGATCGAAGAGGACGAGGCGATGAGCGCGTTCATCCACCCCTATGTGCGTGAAATGGGTCGAACGATGAATCAGGTGCTTACGCACAGCGAAGGCTCATTCGAAAGGGGTAGCCCGGAGGGCGCTTTGGGCAATCTCACGGCCGATATCGTCCGGTACCGGGCCACGGCCGAAATGCGGGAGAAAGTCCATGTCGGCATCCTGAACAACGGGGGCCTGCGGGTGCCCCTGCCGGAAGGCGACATCACCGTCAGACTCATCTATGAGCTGATGCCGTTCGAGAACCACATTGCCGTCCTGAAGGTCACCGGTGAGCAGCTTCTCCAGATTGTCGACGAACTGGCCGCCGCAAACGGTGAGCCGGTCAGCGGTATCCGTTTTCGCATAGACAACGGCCGGGCCAGGGATGTATTGGTAGACTCCATGGAGGTGGTCCCGGAGCGCAGGTACTGGATCGCAACCAACAACTGGATGGCGGATGGAGGAGGGGCCTCACCGACCTTGTGGAATCCGCAGGAACGCATCGACCTCGATGTCATGATTCGTGATGCCATCATCGAATACCTCCGCGGCATGGAGTCGATAGCCCCGTACACCGATCAGCGAATACGAAACCAAGTGCCATGA
- the mnmA gene encoding tRNA 2-thiouridine(34) synthase MnmA has protein sequence MSSKGRVLVAMSGGVDSSVAAVMLSEQGYEVIGITMKTWDYAQSGGKSNKETGCCTLESMNDAREIATRFGFNHFIVDIRDEFGDWVIDRFVEEYMQGRTPNPCVLCNTHIKWAALLKRADKLGCDFIATGHYANVREVNDRYVISRGKDRHKDQSYALWGVHQDHLARTRFPLGRFHKSEIRKFAADYELFNVAEKKDSYEICFVPDNDYRRFLRDRVDGLQEKVEGGLFVDRHGKVVGKHRGYPFYTIGQRRGLHLAMGKPVYVTNIDPETNTITIGEESDLINTTAVARNIVMGKYDKIAEEEMPVNAAIRYNDLGEPGFLTQTGEDELTVRFPEGRSAITPGQALVVYEGDDVIGGGWIHKATEPLFRDLTE, from the coding sequence ATGAGTTCCAAAGGACGCGTACTGGTAGCCATGAGCGGCGGGGTGGATTCCTCGGTTGCCGCTGTGATGCTCAGTGAGCAGGGCTACGAAGTGATCGGTATCACCATGAAAACGTGGGATTACGCACAAAGCGGCGGTAAATCCAACAAGGAGACCGGTTGCTGTACGCTCGAGTCGATGAATGACGCGCGTGAAATTGCCACCAGGTTTGGCTTCAACCATTTCATCGTGGATATCCGCGATGAGTTTGGCGACTGGGTAATCGACCGGTTCGTTGAGGAGTACATGCAGGGGAGAACCCCCAATCCCTGTGTGCTCTGCAACACGCATATCAAATGGGCCGCGCTGCTCAAACGGGCCGACAAGCTGGGGTGTGATTTCATTGCCACCGGACACTATGCCAATGTCAGAGAGGTAAATGACCGCTATGTGATCTCCCGTGGAAAAGATCGCCACAAGGATCAGTCCTATGCCCTCTGGGGCGTTCACCAGGACCATCTGGCCCGAACACGATTTCCGCTTGGCCGCTTCCACAAATCCGAGATCCGCAAGTTTGCCGCTGACTACGAGTTGTTTAATGTCGCCGAAAAAAAGGATTCCTACGAAATCTGTTTTGTGCCGGATAACGACTATCGTCGTTTCCTGCGCGACCGTGTCGATGGCCTGCAGGAAAAAGTGGAAGGCGGACTGTTTGTTGATCGTCACGGAAAGGTGGTGGGAAAGCACAGAGGGTATCCGTTTTACACGATAGGTCAGCGCAGGGGGCTTCATCTGGCCATGGGTAAGCCGGTTTATGTCACCAATATCGATCCCGAAACCAATACCATCACGATCGGGGAGGAGTCCGATCTGATCAACACAACGGCTGTTGCGCGCAACATTGTGATGGGCAAATACGACAAAATCGCCGAAGAGGAGATGCCGGTCAATGCCGCCATCCGCTACAACGACCTGGGCGAGCCCGGATTTCTGACACAAACCGGCGAGGATGAACTCACCGTCCGGTTCCCGGAAGGACGGTCGGCGATCACTCCCGGTCAGGCGCTGGTAGTCTATGAAGGCGATGATGTAATCGGCGGCGGATGGATCCACAAAGCAACAGAACCCCTGTTTCGCGACCTCACAGAATGA
- the thrC gene encoding threonine synthase, translating into MRLYSTGDPSVSTSFQDAVRQGLAPDGGLFMPQQLPQLPFSFWYGLKGGTIADTARNLFHHVLKEDFTDEQREEIVDRAFTFDAPVVSLDERTHVLELFHGPTLAFKDFGARTMAAMLSVIAQQQGTRLTIITATSGDTGAAVAQGFYKAPGIEVFVLYPGGQVSPLQEKQFTTLGENITALEVNGTFDDCQRLVKASFADPDIRSSKQLTTANSINIARLLPQMTYYAHAVAGLLTDGNSQPPILCSVPSGNFGNLTAGLLAFKMGLPVSRFVAATNINHIVPDYLEKGDFHPQPSVRTISNAMDVGNPSNFDRMLSLYGNNHEEMARDIRGAWFDDRRTGQAISEVWKEHRYIMDPHTAVGYLGCREHLRPEEQGLILSTAHPAKFPDTIEALIPGALKTPERLSRLVSMQKKSIPVEADIASVKEVLLQ; encoded by the coding sequence ATGCGACTTTACAGCACCGGCGATCCGTCGGTATCTACAAGTTTCCAGGATGCGGTGCGGCAGGGGCTGGCACCGGACGGCGGACTCTTCATGCCGCAGCAGCTGCCACAGCTCCCGTTTTCCTTCTGGTACGGCCTCAAGGGGGGCACGATTGCCGATACCGCCCGCAACCTGTTCCACCATGTTTTGAAAGAGGACTTCACCGACGAGCAGCGGGAGGAGATTGTCGACCGGGCATTTACCTTCGACGCGCCCGTGGTCTCACTTGACGAGCGAACCCATGTTCTGGAACTGTTTCACGGTCCGACACTCGCTTTCAAGGATTTCGGCGCACGAACCATGGCGGCGATGCTGTCGGTGATCGCGCAGCAGCAGGGCACCCGGCTTACTATCATCACCGCAACCTCCGGCGATACAGGCGCAGCCGTGGCGCAGGGCTTTTACAAGGCTCCGGGAATCGAGGTGTTTGTGCTCTATCCCGGCGGACAGGTTAGCCCCCTGCAGGAGAAGCAGTTCACTACCCTCGGCGAGAACATCACCGCTTTGGAGGTGAACGGCACGTTCGACGACTGCCAGCGGCTCGTAAAAGCCTCATTCGCCGATCCCGACATCCGGTCCTCGAAGCAGCTCACTACCGCCAATTCCATCAATATCGCGCGGCTGCTGCCTCAAATGACCTATTATGCCCATGCGGTGGCGGGACTGCTCACGGACGGAAACAGTCAGCCTCCCATACTCTGCTCGGTTCCCAGCGGCAATTTCGGGAATCTGACCGCCGGGTTGCTGGCCTTTAAAATGGGACTCCCCGTCTCCCGCTTTGTAGCCGCCACGAATATCAACCACATTGTGCCCGACTATCTCGAGAAGGGCGATTTCCACCCGCAACCGTCGGTTCGTACCATTTCGAACGCCATGGATGTCGGAAACCCCAGCAACTTCGACCGTATGCTGAGCCTCTATGGCAACAACCATGAGGAGATGGCGAGGGATATCCGGGGAGCCTGGTTCGATGACCGCCGGACCGGTCAGGCTATCTCCGAGGTTTGGAAAGAGCACCGGTACATTATGGATCCGCATACGGCGGTAGGGTATCTGGGATGCAGGGAACATCTGCGCCCGGAGGAACAGGGACTGATTTTGTCAACCGCCCACCCGGCGAAATTTCCGGATACCATAGAAGCACTCATTCCAGGGGCACTGAAGACGCCGGAGCGTCTCTCCAGACTTGTTTCCATGCAGAAAAAATCAATTCCGGTGGAAGCCGATATCGCATCGGTGAAAGAGGTACTGCTGCAATAG